In Lacerta agilis isolate rLacAgi1 chromosome 1, rLacAgi1.pri, whole genome shotgun sequence, the following proteins share a genomic window:
- the TPCN2 gene encoding two pore calcium channel protein 2 has protein sequence MEEAANPEREPLLATPPTAAPGGPRGLRGRLYSGGDSAAPGDGGYGEASWSSPGGNVADDQNPYLNQAVVFIEDAIQYRSINHRVDSYSLWLYRRYYSEVCQWILIATITLILALAFIETPSSLTVTSDIRYRLEPWEPPCGLTESIELLCFLVFIADVSVKSYLIGWEEFRKTKWLMAYILVLVVSLADWTVSLSSSCGESLRIRRILRPFFLLQNSSMMKKTLKSIKRTLPEITSVMLLLVFTCSLTMFGMLLFARTKDAQQDKEWQGYFHNLPDSLTSLLVLLTTANNPDVMIPAYSKNRAYSVFFIFFTVIGNLFLMNLLTAIIYNQFRGYLLKSVQSSLFRRRLGIRAAFEVLCSLKETSLNKNILRVQSETLAQVLHRVKMDPDCKEAIIRNLELCPPGGLTAAQFQLLFDELDKHKVKERPPRPDYQSPFLQRIQIVFGHRYFGYLGNAVAVANVFSVCVVMVLDADKQPAARDDFFLGVINCVFIFYYLLEMSLKILALGLKRYISYPSNIFDGLLTVVLMVLEVSTFAVYGFPHRGWRPEMLGLLSLWDMVRLANMLIVFRFLRIIPNIKFMSLVASTLLDLVKNIRSFAGILVVVFYAFAIAGMELFRGAITPPGNISGVNATNATLQCGTFEQLQYWPNNFDDFAASLVTLWDVMVVNNWQVFLDAYSRYSSPWSKLYFVSWWLISSVIWVNLFIALLLENFIHKWDRLCHRPSLSEVEYQMTMELMFRDVLEEPTEEELIEKLHQHPHMHLCR, from the exons ATGGAGGAGGCAGCCAACCCCGAAAGAGAGCCTCTGCTGGCGACGCCGCCGACGGCGGCTCCCGGAGGGCCCCGAGGGCTGCGTGGTCGCCTCTACTCGGGCGGGGACAGCGCCGCCCCGGGCGACGGAGGATACGGCGAGGCCTCCTGGTCTTCCCCGGGCGGGAACG TTGCCGATGACCAAAATCCCTACTTGAACCAAGCAGTAGTGTTCATTGAAGATGCAATTCAG TATCGTTCCATAAATCACCGTGTGGATTCTTACTCCTTGTGGCTTTATCGGCGGTATTACTCAGAAGTTTGCCAATG GATTTTGATTGCCACCATTACACTAATCCTGGCCCTTGCTTTCATCGAAACGCCTTCTTCACTTACTGTCACGTCGGACATACGATACCGCTTGGAACCCTGGGAGCCTCCTTGTGGCTTGACGGAGAGCATCGAACTGCTTTGCTTCCTTGTCTTTATAGCAGATGTCTCTGTAAAG AGTTACTTAATAGGATGGGAAGAGTTTCGGAAAACCAAGTGGTTGATGGCATATATCCTGGTGCTAGTAGTCTCCCTTGCAGACTGGACTGTTTCACTGAGTTCTTCCTGTGGTGAG AGTCTGAGAATAAGGCGAATCCTCCGTCCTTTCTTCCTCCTTCAGAACTCTTCAATGATGAAAAAGACACTAAAAAGCATCAAGAGGACATTGCCAGAAATTACAAG TGTTATGCTGCTATTAGTGTTCACCTGTTCTCTTACCATGTTTGGCATGCTGCTGTTTGCTCGAACGAAG GATGCTCAGCAGGACAAGGAATGGCAAGGATATTTTCACAACTTGCCAGATTCATTAACTTCCCTGCTGGTACTGCTGACAACTGCAAATAATCCAGATG TGATGATTCCTGCCTACTCTAAGAATCGAGCATATTCCGTCTTCTTCATATTCTTCACTGTAATAG gaAACTTATTTCTGATGAACTTGCTGACAGCAATAATATACAATCAGTTTCGTGGCTATCTTCTG AAATCGGTTCAATCCTCACTTTTCCGAAGGCGCTTAGGAATCCGGGCTGCGTTTGAAGTTCTTTGTTCTCTGAAGGAGACTTCTCTCAATAAGAACAT CTTGCGCGTCCAGTCGGAGACTCTAGCTCAAGTTCTTCATAGAGTAAAAATGGATCCTGACTGCAAGGAAGCAATCATTAGG AACCTTGAGTTGTGTCCCCCAGGAGGTCTGACCGCTGCTCAGTTTCAGTTACTCTTTGATGAACTGGACAAACACAAAGTTAAAGAG cgTCCTCCCAGGCCAGATTATCAGTCACCTTTTCTACAGAGAATCCAAATCGTCTTTGGTCACCGTTACTTTGGGTATTTAGGGAACGCTGTTGCTGTAGCAAACGTTTTCTCTGTGTGC GTGGTCATGGTACTTGATGCAGATAAGCAGCCTGCTGCACGGGATGACTTTTTTTTAGGG GTCATAAACTGTGTCTTCATTTTCTACTACCTCCTGGAAATGTCATTGAAAATTCTAGCACTGGGATTAAAAAGATACATATCTTATCCAAGCAACATATTTGATGGCCTTCTGACTGTAGTTCTGATG GTTTTGGAGGTGTCGACATTTGCTGTCTATGGATTTCCTCATCGAGGCTG GAGACCTGAAATGTTGGGCTTGCTCTCTCTGTGGGACATGGTTCGCCTGGCAAACATGTTGATTGTGTTCCGATTTCTGCGGATCATCCCTAACATAAag TTCATGTCCTTAGTTGCCAGTACACTGTTGGACCTTGTGAAAAACATAAGATCTTTTGCAGGGATCTTGGTG GTGGTTTTCTATGCATTTGCTATAGCAGGGATGGAGCTGTTTAGGGGTGCCATTACTCCCCCGGGCAACATCAG CGGTGTCAATGCAACAAATGCCACTTTGCAGTGTGGCACCTTTGAGCAGCTGCAGTATTGGCCAAACAACTTTGATGACTTTGCG GCATCCCTGGTGACTTTGTGGGATGTGATGGTTGTAAACAACTGGCAGGTTTTCTTGGATGCATATTCCAGATACTCATCTCC ATGGTCAAAATTATACTTTGTCTCCTGGTGGCTGATTTCCTCTGTCATCTGGGTCAATCTGTTCATTGCTTTGCTTCTGGAG AATTTTATCCATAAATGGGACCGTCTCTGCCATCGGCCATCTCTCTCAGAAGTTGAATACCAGATGACAATGGAACTCATGTTCCG GGATGTTTTGGAAGAACCTACAGAGGAAGAGCTGATTGAAAAACTTCACCAGCACCCACATATGCATCTATGTAGATGA